TGGCCGGCGAGGTATTCGTCGACCGAGTTGTCGACAATTTCCCAGATCAGGTGGTGCAGACCGCGGGTATCGACGCCGCCGATATACATCGACGGCCGTTTGCGGACATGCTCCAGTCCTTCCAGAACCTCAATGTCGTCGGCAACATAGCTGGAAGTGCTTTTGGAGAGAGCTGCCATATTCGTCCCTGAACGCGTGAATGTGCGACTGCAGGCAGTGCCTGCAGTTCCCTCTGAATTGTCCGGACGGCTTAATCAAACAACGTCCGCTGCCGCGGCAGTCCGTGACTGGCGAGCAGTTCGTCGGCTACGGTCGTGGACAACACAATCCCTTCTGACGGGAAGGGACGCAAGAGAGTCAGCAATTCCGCCGGGTCGGCCAGCGGGTCGAGCCAGTGCTCGTGAAACGCCTCCGGGAGAATCACCGGCATCCGCTGATGAATAGGGGCCACGGCAGAATTGGCTTGGGTAGTGATGATCGTGCAAGTGTTCAACTCGCTTCCATCAGCGCTCGTCCATGTTTCCCAAAGGCTGGCGAAGCCGAAGACTGGCTGATTCCGAATCGCGATCCAGATCGGCTGCTTCTTTTTTTGACCGGGCGTGTTTCGCCATTCATAGAAACCGTCGGCAGGAATCAGACAGCGTCGACGCTGGAATGCTGCCCGAAACGCCGGTTTCGTCGAGATGGTTTCGGAACGGGCATTGATCAGACTGGCGCCGATGACCGGATCTTTTGCCCAGTGAGGAATGAGACCCCAGCGGAAGAGCCGAGCGTCGCGGAGACCGTTTTCCTGATTCAGCACGACCCCCAGAACTAGTTGGGTCGGGCAAATGTTCGTTTGCGGAACGAATTCCGGCTTGCGGTGAAGGGCAAACATTTCGGCCAGCAGGGCTGGAGAAACCCGCAGGGTGAATCGGCCGCACATCGCTCCCTCCGACTGATCGCACGCTGAACTTGAGCGTTCTTTGAAATCTGACGAAGAAATCAAAAAGAACGGCCAGAACCTGCCGAACAGGGATGTGCCGTTCAAGAGGGCAGGCCGAACGTGCCGATAGACCTTAACACGCAAGGCAGGAGATTTTCAGGGAGCGCTCTGAGATCGCCAGCTTTAGAATCAAGGAAGATTCACCATGCGACCAAGACTGAGACTTTTCACCGGTGACGACAGAGATCCGGTGTTGCCGCCGACCATGACGATCACCTTCGGTGAGCTCATGAGCATTCTCGATGAAGCCAGCCGCCGGCAGCGGACGTGGCTCAAAGATTTCTCCGAAGACGGCGTGCAGATTCCGGAAGACCTGTACGAAGTCCTCACGGAGTATCACAGCCAGGTTCGTCCGGGCGCCTGATGCCCATCAACCGCGACAGATTGCTGTCGCGGTTTGACGTTGAGGCGCACGCACGTTCCAATTCAGGCTGTGCCTGTTCGACATGTGCTGTGAGATCGCGCCGCTTTCAGGCGGAGTCTTGTCGACGGGAAACTGAAACCCGTTCGCAAACGCGACCGCCGATGTCGGATTCACCATTGCTGCAACGGTTGTCGGCAAACCTGGAATCGGTTCGCTCGCGGATCGAGAGCGCTGCTGCTCGATCGGGACGCGTCTCCGCTGCCGTGCAACTGGTCGCCGTCACCAAATATGCTCCCTGGCCTGCGGTGCTGGGATTGATTGCTCTTGGTCACCGGGTCTTCGGTGAAAACCGCCCCCAGCAGTTGACCGAACGGGCCGCACTCGTACTGGCCGAGACGCCTCAATCGCCTGTCGACTGGCATCTCATTGGTCAGTTGCAACGCAATAAAGTGCGCGCGGTGCTCCCCTCCGCGGCGCTCATTCATTCGATCGACTCGTGGCGACTGCTGGAACGGGTCGATCAGCTCGCGGCCGAACTGGCCCTCACGTCGCAGGTACTCTTGCAGGTCAACATCTCGGGAGAAGACTCCAAAGGGGGATTTTCTCCTGACGAGCTGAAAACTTGTCTGACTCAGGCAGCAGCGCTGAAGCACGTCGACATCCGCGGCCTGATGACCATGGCCCCGCTGACGGAGGAAGAAGCTGTTGTTCGCGGCGTGTTTCGCGGATTGCGAGAACTCCGGGACAACGCGGCGACATCCGCAATGCCGCTGGCCGAGTTGTCGATGGGGATGAGCGGGGACTTCGAAATTGCCATTGAAGAGGGGGCGACCCTGGTTCGGGTCGGCAGCGCCCTGTTCGACGGCTGCGAGACGCTGTCGTGAATATTGAATTGCGAGTTGTTCCCGACGGCATCGTGATGGCGATTCAGGCTCAGCCGGGAGCCCGACGTAACGCGATCGCCGGCGTTCACGATGGCCGGCTCAAAGTGGCCGTTACTCAGGTCGCTGAAAAGGGAAAGGCGAACCAGCAGATTCTCAAACTACTCACCGAGGAACTGGGAATCTCGAAGAGTTCTGTAAGCGTTGTCAGCGGGGACACGTCCTCGAAAAAGAGCATTCTGGTCACCGGGCTTCCCCTCCCGGAGCTGGAACTGCGGTTGCAGCAACTGCTCGCCTGAGCGTGAAACCGGACTGTCGCTCGCGTCATATCCGGCAGATTCCTCAAACTTCACAGGTCGCCCGACAGAAAATGGGAGCAGGCCAGAGTTGGTTGATCGCATCCGGGCGTGAAATTCGAAAGCATGGGAGCGGGGCGTCGCGCTGCGCCACCGGTACGGCTGGAACGGTTGGCCGTCGGATGGGGCGAGAAACGGTTCGGTCGGCGGTTTGCTGATTGACCCCCGTCGATTTCCCGCGATAGAGTGCAAGCGGCTTTTGAGAGGACTTTGTCGTGCTCCGCTCGATTCAGAATCTGCTGAAACGTTCTCCCGTCTGTCGGGCTGCGGCCTGCTGCGCGATCTTTTCGTTCGCCGATGCGGCTCACGCCCAGATCACCCGGGGATTTGACCGTACGGCCCCGGCGGCGGCCACCGCCACCGAACTGGCCCATCAGCCTGATTACTGGGCGATGGAAGTTCAGATGAAACCAATCCGCCTGGTCTGGGTGGATGAAGTCAATCCGACCACCGGCGAAAAGACCCGTCAGCAGATCTGGTATCTCGCGTGGCGGGCAATCGTGCGGCCGATTGCCGCACCCGAAGCGCCGGACATCGCTCCGATCAATCAGCTCGATCCGCTTCCTGGTCCGCGTCAGTTCATTCCCGAAATGACGCTGGTGACCTACGACGACCCGGCTAAAGAAGTTCCAGCCCAGATTCTGCATGACGAAATCATGCCGGCCGCGATGCAGCAGATTCGCCAGGTCGAGCGCGACAACTATCTCGATATGGTCGCCGTCGTTCAGGATCTCCCTGAGCCGACCCCGGCCGACGCGGAGCAGCAACAGTGGATCTATGGAGCGGCCACCTGGAAGGGAGTCGATCCCGAGACCGACTTCTTCAAGGTGATCCTCGGCGGCTTCACCAACGGCTACGAGGTGAAGAAGAACGACGCGGAAGAGCAGCAGGTCTGGCGCAAAGTGATCGTGCAGCGGTACAGCCGTCTGGGCGATCGCTTCGATCCCGCCAATCGCGAGTTCAACTACGTCGGCAAGCCGGAATGGGCCTTCCAGCCTGACGCCGGCGGCGCAACGACCGAAGACGCCCAGTAAAAAGCAGTTTGCTCTGCCGTGTGCAGGCGTCTGCAGCTGCGAAGGCTTCTGTTTGTGCCTGCTGTGCGTCGCACAACTGCGTTGATATCGCCTTACGTTTCATCGTCATCAGAGTTGTCAGGCAGCTTTTCGACGCTCACCTGAATGTCGTCGCCGGGTTCTCCGGCTGTTTCGACTCGAATCTTCAGTCCTGCCCATTGGCATTCGTCGCCGACGACGGGGAAGCGTTCGAGTTCGCTGTGCAGCAGTGCGGCAATGGTGACCGGCGTGTCATCGTCGAGAGCGTCGTAGTCGACATCCATCTTTTCGGCCAGATGCCGCAGCGTCGTCAGGCCATCGGCCAGCAACCGGCCATCGCTGGATTGAAAGACCGGTTCGCGGCGGAGCAGACGCTGGCCGCGACTGGACTGTGGATTCAGCAGGGTGTCGAGGATGTCGTCTTCGGTAATGACGCCGACCGTTTCGCCGTATTCATTCACGACGCAGGCGACGCTGATGAGACCAGCACGCAGTGCGGCGAGCGTATCGGCGACCGTCGCACACCAGGGCACATAGACGACCGGATCGGCCAGCGATTCCAGATTCTTGACCGGGAGAGTGTTGAGGTCTTTGAGCAGCAGCGCCTTGGCGACGGTGTCGCGGTCGTCTCCGGCAACCAGAATCAGCTCGGGCGAGGGGACAGTCTGTCGCAACTGTGCGAGTTGAATCGGAGGTTGCCAGACGAGATACGCGCCGCGGGGACGCATCACCTCTTCGACCGTCATGTCGGAGAGTTCCAGAATGCGACCGAGCATCTGCTGTTCGAGCCGGGCCAGTTCGACGCCGAGTTCCGACGTCTCGACCGCGCGCTCGATGTCGACGACATCGAGATAGGGTTCCAGCTTCAAGTCCGGCCACAACACGCGTCGCATGGCGGCGGTGGTGACGCCTAGTAACGGCAGGGCGGGATCGAGAATACGAGTCGCCACCATTACGGGAAACACCGACAACACGGCAATCCGACGGGACATCAGCACGGCGAGGCACTTCGGCGCCACTTCGCCAAAACAGACCAGTCCGATAAAGCCGATGATCGCCAAAGCCGCAGCAGCGCCAGGCTGCCCGGTCGAAACAAACCGCCGCGCGGTGACCAGGCTGACGGCAAAGTACAACAGGTTGATAATCAGATTCCAGAACAGCACGACTGTCAGCAGACGGTCGGGATCGCGCATCAGGCCGGCGACACGGCGTTCGCCAGGCAATCCGGTCTGCATCCGCCGCAGGTCTTCCCGTGACAGGGAAAACATGGCGGTCTCGGCGGCGGAGAAAAAGCAGGACGCCACATTCAGCAGGCACATCGCCAGCACGCCGGGAAGCCAGACGGCTGTTGTTTCCAGGAGCCTGATCATCCGCGGTCAGTACTTGTACGACCGACCGCCACGTCGAAGGCGCTGACGGCCGGAACGATCATCGCCAGCGTCGTGCCGCCATAAGCGGCCAGAATCGACAGGCAGACGGCGGGCGAATCGCCGAGGAGGAAACTGACCACTGCATAGAACGTGGCAAACGGCAGCGCTGCTGCCGCCAACTTCAGGGCCTGCGATGGATTCTGGTGCGTCAACGATGCCCCGAGCGCCAGGCTGCCTCCCAGGATGAAGACGAGGAACGGCAGCAACTGCAGGATAAAGCTTGTGCGGGCTTCGACGATCAGCATCATGCAGATGAAGATCCCGATGAACAGGAAGAACATCGTGCCCAGACTGTTGAGAATCGCCGCGCGGGAGGCTTCAAACGAGATGCCTGAGTGCAGGCCCAGCACTGCCGCAAAGATCACCAGAGCCACATACGACAGCAAAATACAGACGAACGGGGCCAGACTGACTTCGCCCCGCACGAAACTCATCAGAACCAGCAACAGCGGAATGGCGATCAGTTCTTTGGTGTTGAACAGTACGCCCCACAGTTTTCCGAATACGAACTCGCTCGGCGAGACTTCGGTCACCAATAACAGTTCGAGCGTTTGACCGTCCCGTTCGGACGTCAGCGAAGTGACCGCCTGGGCGTTGACGAGGATCAGTGAAGCCAGCGAGAGCAGCACGAAGACCAGTCCGGTGCCGGTAATCGTGCCGAACACCAGCGGGGCATCTTCCGGCAATCGGCTCAGCCACAGCATGCAGAAGACGGCAAACAAGACATAGGCCACCTTGATCAGGCCGACCTTGCGCCCGTAAGCCTGGGTGCAGATCTCCCGCCACAGCACCGGCTGGGTCCAGACGTTGCGGGCCTTGATCGCGGTGGTCGCCGGAGCCTTATCGTCTTCGGCTGCTTCCGATTCGTCGACCTGAATGTACATGGCGCGGGACGGATTCCAGACCCGGACCATCACGCAAGTGTAGGCCCACAAACCCGCCGCCACGGCTCCCAGTGCAATGACCGTGTTCCAGACCTGAATCACCGGTGCGGTCGCGGCGGCATCGGCCGTTAAGGGATGCAGGATGTGGGCCAGAGCCAGAAACGGATCGAAGGCGCCGGCGATCTTGCCGACAGCACTGTCCGGTCCGGCTGCGCCGCGGATCGTCTCGGCCAGTCCTACAAACAGGCCTGCACCGAGAAATGAGATCGCCAGGATCTGAAACGTCTTTTCCCGCCAGTACCCCACCAGCGTGCCCCAGGCCGCGGCGGCGAGACAACTGACGAGACACAGCGCCTCCACCCAGATGATCTGTGCCAGGGTGATTCCCCCCAGCATGCGCAGACAACAAAGCACCGGCAGCGAAACTGCGATCAGGACGAGGACAGGCAAAATGCTGGCGAGCGACTTCCCGAGGACGAGTTCCGTGGTTCGCAAGTCGGTCATCAGCAGCAGGATCAGCGTCCGGCGGTCTTTTTCTTGAGCGATGTTGCCGGCAGAGAACAGCAGCGAGGCCCCCAGGACCAGCGCCAACTGAAACATGCAGACAATACCGAAGATGCCCGACCCAAAGTGAGCGATGTCCCCAATGCTGCGGAGGGGGGAAAGGCCTGCCGCGGTCTGTGCGCCGGTGTAGATCAGCACGCACAAGGTGGCGACGTACCCGGCCCTCAACCCGAAATGCTTTGGATTTCGGGGTAGGGTCAGCAGGTCCCGAACCAGCAGGGGGCCGCCGATCAACGCATTCTCCTGAAAATCAGTCGCCGTAAATCTGTCACAGTGGTCGCATTGGAAATGGTCCAACGACCTCCGAAAAGGCATGGTTCCGGGGGCCAGACCGAGTTGCGAGTATAGGATTCGCGCCGGGCCGAAACCATCACAGGCCGAAATTCTTCGAAAGTTCACAGTTTCCCGCCCGGAATCCCCCGTTTGCGGCAACCAGCCCTGTGCATTTCTTGAAAGCTGTGTCAGCGCTCCATACATTACTGCTGCACTTTTCCCGGTCGCATCCGCATGGAAAATCGTGGAACACCACGAGAGATCCGGCAGACGTCGAGTCTGCTTCGTACCGGATGCGACGGGTCAGATCACTTTTCACATTCATCCGTACGAGCAGGATCGTGCGGGCGACGGCCAACACCGGGGAGCGTTGACCGAGGCCCGGCGCAGGGGGATTCAATACCGTGTCCGACAACGTGATCGAGATTCGCAACCTCTCGAAGGTTTACCGCGACTTCTGGGGCCGCCCCAAAGTCAAAGCTCTCAATTCGTTGAGCCTCGAAGTGAAGCGGGGAGAAATCTTCGGCTTGCTCGGGCCGAACGGCTCCGGAAAAACGACGACTCTCAAGCTGCTGCTCGGGCTGTTGTTCCCGACGGAAGGGTCCGTGCGGATTCTGGGACGCCCCGCGCACGACGTCGAAAAGAACGAACGCATCGGCTACCTGCCGGAAGAGTCGTACCTGTACCGGTTCCTCAATGCCGACGAAACGCTTGATTTCTACGGTCGGCTGTTCAAGATGTCGGCTGCGGAACGCAAGAAGCGTTGCGACGAGCTGATTCAACGGGTCGGCCTGCAAGGGGGCGCCCGCCATCGGCAGCTCAAGGAATACTCAAAGGGGATGACCCGCCGCATTGGTCTCGCCCAGGCGCTCATCAACGATCCCGAACTCGTCCTGCTGGACGAACCGACCAGCGGTCTCGATCCGCTGGGAACGCGGGATATGAAAGACATGATTCTGGACCTGCGGAAAGCAGGCAAGACGGTGGTGATGAGCAGCCACTTGCTGGCCGACGTGCAGGACGTGTGCGACCGCATCGCGATTCTGTATCGCGGCGAACTGAAAGTGATCGGCAGTGTTCAGGAATTGCTGGAATCGCGTGAAGAAACGCAGATTCTCACCAGCCAGCTGGACGAAGCGACGCTGAAGGAAGTCGAGCAGGTGCTGCAACGCCGCGGGGCCAGCGTGAAGAAGGTGTCGCACCCGACGTCGACTCTCGAAGATCTGTTTTTGCGAACTGTTGCTGAAAGTGAAGCCCGGCCCGGTCGCCGGTTCGAACCGGGGGAACGCCCGTCCAACGAAAAGGCGTAGCGTTTTCTTCCGCGTGCGAACAATTGCTCCCTAGCAGATCACTTTCGAAGGCTGACCGATGGTCGTTGAGATTGCCCCATTTCATCTTTTGCCGGCCCTGGTGCACTGGCTGCTGGTGCTGGTGGCGTGTGCGTTTGCCGGGCTGGCGGTGGGTTTTGTCGCCTCGCTGGCCGCTTACGGCGCGGCTGGTCCCCGGATGTTCGCGCTGACGATCAAACGCGGCGTCCGCGACTTGCTGCTGCTGTCGCCCAAGCGCATCGGCGCGATCGCGACCTTGACGTTTAAGGAAGCCCAGCGCCGCAAGGCGTTCATGATCGGCTTTGTGTTCCTGTTGCTGTTCATGTTCGGCGGGTGGTTCCTCGGCGGCACCAGTTCAGAACGGGTGGCCAAGCCGTTCATCATCTTTGTGATGACCGCCATGAGCTTCCTGCTCATCATGATGGCGTTACTGGTCTCCTGCTGGGGGATTCCCGCCGACATCAAGGCGCGGTCGCTGCATACCGTGGTGACCAAGCCCGTCCGCCGCAGCGAAATCGTCCTCGGCCGCATGCTCGGATATGCCGGCGTGCTGACGGTGGTACTCGTGGTGACATCGGTGTTCGGGTACTTCTGGATCTGGCAGAAAGTTCCGGCGCAATCGCAAAATCAGCTCATTGCCCGTGTGCCGCACTACGCCGCCGAACTCAATTTCCTTGACCGCACCGGTGCGGAGGGGAAAACGGGCATCAACGTCGGCGACATCTGGGACTACCGCAGCTTTATTGAAGGAGGCACCAACGCCCGGGCCATCTGGACCTTCAAGGATCTCGATGTCGGACGCATGAAACGGGACGGAAAACTGCGTCTCGAACAGTCGTTCGAAGCCTTCCGGACCTATAAGGGGGATGTGAATCAGCAACTGCGATACACCCTCTCGCTGTACAACCCCAACACGAAGGTCCGTGTCCCGATCGGAACCTTCCCCGTGCAGGAACACTCGGCCAATGCTGCGGCAACGACCGTCGACATCCCGGCCGAACTGGTCTACCGCGACAGCTTCGACCTCGATGCCCCCGAGAAGAAAGTCAATCTGTTCACCGACCTGCTGAACGGCGACGAACTGACCGTCGAGATCGGCGCACTCGAAACGCAGCAATACATCGGGGTCGCCAAACCGGACATGTTCGTCCGCATGCCGGACCGCACGTTCCTGGCGACCTACGCCAAGGCGAGCTTCGGTCTGTGGCTGCTGCTGATGCTGATTGTGATTATCGGCACCACCGCCAGTTGCTTTGTGAAAGGCCCTGTCGCGACGATTCTGACTGGCAGCCTGATCTTCGTCGGCTTCGTGTTCCGCAACCGCATCGACAAGGTGCTGGGCGATCTGTCGATGAATAAAGGTCCGATCGGCGGCGGTTCGTTTGAGTCCTCCTACCGCCTGCTGACGCAGATGAACGAAGTCAGTCCGCTGCCTGAAAACATCGGGACTGACATCATCAAGACCCTCGATCAGGGGGTGTTCGGGATGTTGCGGGTGGTGAATGCCCTCATCCCCGACATGCAGTACTTCAATACCAGCGAATACCCTGCCAACGGGTTTGACGTCCCCTGGGGAGCGATGCTGCTTCCGAGTCTGGCGATCACCCTCGGCTTCTTTTTTCCTCTCGTTATCCTCGGTTATTTCAGCCTGCAACTGCGGGAGCTTGAACACAAATGAACCAGCTCACTGTTGGTCAACGTAAGATGATCTATGCCGGCACGGCGGTCGTGCTGCTGATTCCGATCATTCTGCTCGGGGCTCCGGCCTCCAAGAGCGGCGGCGGCACGCCAGCCTGGCTGGCGCAATCCCGCGAGAAGAACGATCTCGGCGAGGCGAGCCTGGGGGATGTCGACCCCACCAGCGCCACGATGAACCTCGTGTTGCTCGGCATGCGGGGGGTCGCGGCCAGCGTCCTCTGGAGCAAGGCCGACGAATACAAGGACAAGAAGAACTTTTCGCAGCTCGAACAGACTGTCGAGTCGATCATTCTCCTCCAGCCGCACTTCAAGTCGGTCTGGCGCTATCAGGCGTGGAACCTGGCCTACAACGTGTCGAACGAGTGCGATGCCGTCGCCGACCGTTTTTACTGGGTGAAGCGCGGGGCGAAGTTCCTGCAGCGCGGCGTCGCGCGGAACCGTCTGGTGCCTGAGCTCTACTTTGACATGGGGACGTTCGTCGGCAACAAGCTGGGGAATGCCGACGAGAAGCAGACTTACCGCAAGTTCTTCCGCGTCGACCCTGATGAAGCCCGCTGGAAGGGGGGGCCGGACGAAGAGATCAACCCCAAGGGGGAAGATAACTACCTCGTCGCCCGGGACTGGTATGAACGCGCCAACAAGGTGCTGGAGAACAAAGGGGTCGAACAGCACACGATGGACCTGGCTCTGTTCCTGGCTTACCCCTACCGTTCGTTGATGTCGTATGCACAAGTCATGCAGAAAGACGGCGTGCAGGCTGACCTCGACTCGATGACGCCGGAACAGGTGAAGACGGCGTACATGGAATGGGCCAAAACAGTGCGCGGCGCCTGGGATCAGGCGTATGACGAATGGACCAACATCTATGGCCGCCGCAAGTTTGCTTCGGCCGGATTCGGCACCCTGCTGCTCGAGAACGACGAGAGCGGCCTGAAGGAACTGGCCGAAATCGCCAAGGAAGAAAACGTCACTTACGAGCAGAAGAAAGAATGGCAGGATCGCTATCGCAAGCTGACCTCCTACCCTTACTGGAAACTGCACTGTGATATCGAAAAGCGGGAAACGATGACGCAGGCCCGGTATCACCTGGCCGAAGGCCGCCGTCTCTATCGCGAAGTTCAGGACTTCGATGCGGCCCGGGCGAATCTCGAACAGGGACTCGGCGAACTGGCTCAGGTGGTCCGCGAGTATCAGGTGAATGCCGAGACGAATCTGGTGGTCTCCGATGAAGAGGAGATCATTGAAGAAGCCCTGAAGGCGATCATTATCTGGCGTCAGGTGATGGAACTCCTCGGCCAGCCGATTCCAGAGAATTATCCGCTGAAGGAACTCTGGGTGATTCCAGAACTGCAAGGCCAGCGCGACGAACTGCAGTTGCGGTTCCAGCAATGGAACGGCACGCTGTAAGAGGGGAAGTTTTCAGTTCTCAGTGATCAGTTTTCAGTAAGAATTGAACGGCAACTAAGATTTGAATTTCGGTGAACCGTTTGTTTTGAATTTTACTGTCAACTGATAACTGACGACTGAAAACTACTGAGTCGAGCTCACGCGGCCAGACCGGGAAACAGGTCTGGCCGCGAGTCTTTGGAGATGTCCGACATGGAACTGTTGAATTCCTTGTGGCAAGTCCTGGTCGCGGTCAGCGGACTGCTGAATGTCTTGCTGGCTTTGCTGCTGCCCTGGATGCCCCTCTTTGCATGGGTCGCCTTCTGGCTGCTGGCGGTCAACTGGAAACAGCTTTATCCGGTGCTGCAGCGCGGCGGCTGGATCGGCGTTGTGCTGACGATGCTCGTCGCAATTTTCGCCTGGACGGCGATTGCCATTCCGGCTGGAGGGCAGCATCACCTGTTCGGGCTGCATGTCGACAACATGTTCGGCAAGACCGTCTACGTTTGCGGCCTGACCATGATCGCGTTTCTGTGCGGCACGTTCCAACTCTCAGGCGGCTGCGACCGCTGGCTTCGCTTTGAACCAGAGGCTGCGAATTCAGAAGCTCCCGGCCAGTCGCATTGATGGGAGAAGTCTCACGCGAAGGCGCAAAGACGCTAAGGTACTGCTTCTAAAGTGTCTTCACTCCCTGCGCCTCAGCGTCTCTGCACGAGGTTTCTCTTCTCGAAATGCCTTTCACTGCCTGTGTTCTCTTTGCGCCTTCGCGGCTTTGCGTGAGACTTCTGCATTCGCACGCAGCATCAAGCCCGATCGAACGGGAAAGCGATGATCTCTTGAATACTGGTCAGTCCCAGGCACCACATCGCCAGGCGATCAAAACCCAGGGCGAC
This genomic stretch from Planctomicrobium piriforme harbors:
- a CDS encoding SOS response-associated peptidase is translated as MCGRFTLRVSPALLAEMFALHRKPEFVPQTNICPTQLVLGVVLNQENGLRDARLFRWGLIPHWAKDPVIGASLINARSETISTKPAFRAAFQRRRCLIPADGFYEWRNTPGQKKKQPIWIAIRNQPVFGFASLWETWTSADGSELNTCTIITTQANSAVAPIHQRMPVILPEAFHEHWLDPLADPAELLTLLRPFPSEGIVLSTTVADELLASHGLPRQRTLFD
- a CDS encoding YggS family pyridoxal phosphate-dependent enzyme; the encoded protein is MSDSPLLQRLSANLESVRSRIESAAARSGRVSAAVQLVAVTKYAPWPAVLGLIALGHRVFGENRPQQLTERAALVLAETPQSPVDWHLIGQLQRNKVRAVLPSAALIHSIDSWRLLERVDQLAAELALTSQVLLQVNISGEDSKGGFSPDELKTCLTQAAALKHVDIRGLMTMAPLTEEEAVVRGVFRGLRELRDNAATSAMPLAELSMGMSGDFEIAIEEGATLVRVGSALFDGCETLS
- a CDS encoding DUF167 domain-containing protein, producing MNIELRVVPDGIVMAIQAQPGARRNAIAGVHDGRLKVAVTQVAEKGKANQQILKLLTEELGISKSSVSVVSGDTSSKKSILVTGLPLPELELRLQQLLA
- a CDS encoding CNNM domain-containing protein, whose amino-acid sequence is MIRLLETTAVWLPGVLAMCLLNVASCFFSAAETAMFSLSREDLRRMQTGLPGERRVAGLMRDPDRLLTVVLFWNLIINLLYFAVSLVTARRFVSTGQPGAAAALAIIGFIGLVCFGEVAPKCLAVLMSRRIAVLSVFPVMVATRILDPALPLLGVTTAAMRRVLWPDLKLEPYLDVVDIERAVETSELGVELARLEQQMLGRILELSDMTVEEVMRPRGAYLVWQPPIQLAQLRQTVPSPELILVAGDDRDTVAKALLLKDLNTLPVKNLESLADPVVYVPWCATVADTLAALRAGLISVACVVNEYGETVGVITEDDILDTLLNPQSSRGQRLLRREPVFQSSDGRLLADGLTTLRHLAEKMDVDYDALDDDTPVTIAALLHSELERFPVVGDECQWAGLKIRVETAGEPGDDIQVSVEKLPDNSDDDET
- a CDS encoding ABC transporter permease; translated protein: MIGGPLLVRDLLTLPRNPKHFGLRAGYVATLCVLIYTGAQTAAGLSPLRSIGDIAHFGSGIFGIVCMFQLALVLGASLLFSAGNIAQEKDRRTLILLLMTDLRTTELVLGKSLASILPVLVLIAVSLPVLCCLRMLGGITLAQIIWVEALCLVSCLAAAAWGTLVGYWREKTFQILAISFLGAGLFVGLAETIRGAAGPDSAVGKIAGAFDPFLALAHILHPLTADAAATAPVIQVWNTVIALGAVAAGLWAYTCVMVRVWNPSRAMYIQVDESEAAEDDKAPATTAIKARNVWTQPVLWREICTQAYGRKVGLIKVAYVLFAVFCMLWLSRLPEDAPLVFGTITGTGLVFVLLSLASLILVNAQAVTSLTSERDGQTLELLLVTEVSPSEFVFGKLWGVLFNTKELIAIPLLLVLMSFVRGEVSLAPFVCILLSYVALVIFAAVLGLHSGISFEASRAAILNSLGTMFFLFIGIFICMMLIVEARTSFILQLLPFLVFILGGSLALGASLTHQNPSQALKLAAAALPFATFYAVVSFLLGDSPAVCLSILAAYGGTTLAMIVPAVSAFDVAVGRTSTDRG
- a CDS encoding ABC transporter ATP-binding protein, which produces MSDNVIEIRNLSKVYRDFWGRPKVKALNSLSLEVKRGEIFGLLGPNGSGKTTTLKLLLGLLFPTEGSVRILGRPAHDVEKNERIGYLPEESYLYRFLNADETLDFYGRLFKMSAAERKKRCDELIQRVGLQGGARHRQLKEYSKGMTRRIGLAQALINDPELVLLDEPTSGLDPLGTRDMKDMILDLRKAGKTVVMSSHLLADVQDVCDRIAILYRGELKVIGSVQELLESREETQILTSQLDEATLKEVEQVLQRRGASVKKVSHPTSTLEDLFLRTVAESEARPGRRFEPGERPSNEKA
- a CDS encoding ABC transporter permease; this encodes MVVEIAPFHLLPALVHWLLVLVACAFAGLAVGFVASLAAYGAAGPRMFALTIKRGVRDLLLLSPKRIGAIATLTFKEAQRRKAFMIGFVFLLLFMFGGWFLGGTSSERVAKPFIIFVMTAMSFLLIMMALLVSCWGIPADIKARSLHTVVTKPVRRSEIVLGRMLGYAGVLTVVLVVTSVFGYFWIWQKVPAQSQNQLIARVPHYAAELNFLDRTGAEGKTGINVGDIWDYRSFIEGGTNARAIWTFKDLDVGRMKRDGKLRLEQSFEAFRTYKGDVNQQLRYTLSLYNPNTKVRVPIGTFPVQEHSANAAATTVDIPAELVYRDSFDLDAPEKKVNLFTDLLNGDELTVEIGALETQQYIGVAKPDMFVRMPDRTFLATYAKASFGLWLLLMLIVIIGTTASCFVKGPVATILTGSLIFVGFVFRNRIDKVLGDLSMNKGPIGGGSFESSYRLLTQMNEVSPLPENIGTDIIKTLDQGVFGMLRVVNALIPDMQYFNTSEYPANGFDVPWGAMLLPSLAITLGFFFPLVILGYFSLQLRELEHK